gtgtgtgtagaccagtgacaaataatctcaatttaataaatgtttaattcagactgtaacaacatcaacatgtggaaaaagtcaaagagtGTAAATACTTCCTGAATGAACTGTGTCTACGTTGCACAGGTAAATGGATAGGCATCACAAATCCTATAAACAGAGATTCAGACTGTACCCGGCTTCATCCGATGTGCCGGCATTTCAAAATGGCGTAGCGTGGGTAAGCGTTGGTTTCGCTGGTGCTGATCAGTCCCCATATCGGTCCCACAGCAACGCGGATGACGAGGACTTGTCTCCGGAGCAGAAGATCGAACGCGAGAAGGAACGCAGGATGGCCAACAATGCCCGAGAGCGGCTCCGTGTCCGYGACATCAACGAGGCTTTCAAGGAGCTGGGGCGTATGGTGCAGCTGCACCTGAAGAGTGACAAGCCACAGACCAAACTGCTCATACTGCATCAGGCCGTGGCCGTCATACTGAGTCTGGAGCAGCAAGTCAGAGGCAAGGGAcctgacacacacatatatatatatatatatatatacacacctatactgtatgcatacatatataggcacacacatagacacatagacagacacacacgtcagacagacacacaaacagacagacacatacagacacacacaggtcagacagacacacacacacacacagacagacagacacacacacgtcagacacacacacagacagacacacacacagacagacagacacacagacagacagacagacacatagacagacatatagacacttacacagtacacacaatatgTCCTTGCTGCTCCTGGCTCAGTATGTGGCtcagtatgtgtgggtgtgtgtgtgtgtgtgtagtagtagtggcattagtagtagtagtggcattagtagtaatagtagtagcagtagtagtagtagtagtagtagtagtagtagtatagtagtagtagtatagtagtagtagtagtagcagtagtagtaggggcagtagcagtattagtagtagtagtatagaagtcgtatagtagtagtagtagcagtagtattagtagtagtggcagtagcagcagtagtagtatagtagtagtagtagcagtagtagtaacagtagtagtactttttttaaatcaatttctaGTAACtgttactactatactacacacacatacacatacacaacacctACTGAGCCTGGAGCAGCAAATCAGAGGTCAGagacaatacagacacacacacacacacacaccaacacacaccagggTGCATTATTCTTTAGGACTGGCTGTGGCTGAATCTAAACATTTAAGTCAAATGTTCACTTAGATTCCTATTGATGTCAATGCATTTACTAAGTGAAAATCTGACTTAAGTGAAGTTAGGAATTGGCTCCATAGTTTTATAATTAGATAATAGAGAAATATCTTCTCAGATCCACCAGGTGGAGTTGCTTCAGTTCTTAAAGACTTACTTgtgctatatgtgtgtgtgtgtgtgtgcctgtctgtgtgtgtgtgcgttcttgcgtgtgtgtgtgtgtgcgtgcgtgcgtgcgtgcgtgcctgtctgtgtgtgcgttcttgcgtgtgtgtgttgtgtgtgtgtgtgtgtgtgtgtgtgtgtgtgtgtgtgtgtgtgtgtgtgtgtgtgtgtgtgtgtgtgtgtgtgtgtgtgtgtgtggtgtgtgtgtgtgtgtgtgtgtgtgtgctgtgtctgggttgtgtgtgcctgtgtgtgtgtgtgcgtgtggtttgtgtgtgtgtgtgtgctgtgttgtgtgtgtgtgtgtgtgtgtgtggttgtgttgttgtgtgtgtgtgtgtgtgtgtgtgtgtgtgtgtgtgtgtgtgtgtgtgtgtgtgtgtgtgtgtgtgtgtgtgtgcgttctgtCCGTCTCTAGAGAGGAACCTGAACCCTAAGGCGGCGTGTCTGAAGAGACGTGAGGAGGAGAAGGGCTCGTCGGACGGCGGAGCGCTCTCTCCCTGGCCGGGCCGCACCACGCCATGGGGGACGCCTCCAACCCAATTGGGACAAATGTAAAAACCCCCTAAATGGTCAGAAGATATTCACTTTAAACTAATCTGCTGTGAAAACACGTGTACCATAACTTACCATtaaccaaaaaacaaagaaaaataaaattggtgtataaaaaattataattctaAAAAAATAATTCTGGCTTCATTTGCCAAGTAACACAACATAGTAAAATggtaaataaaaatgtcaaaaattatAATCAGTCTTCCAAAGTGGCTTGGCTTGCCCTCTCTGCATTACATTATCGTTTTGACCacatttgcatcccaaatgaatAATCCAAACTCATTCAGAAGTACAGGACACACGGGGACAACGTGGATCATTTATCCCATGTGGCCTTTAATGCAAACCGATTGAAATTGAATGAGCAGACAATGGGGCTGTAATCAAACCCTATAAACTATTGAAACAAAACCCTGGGTACATTTTAACAACAGATTAGCATAAGTGTGTGCTCATTTgttttctgctgtgtgtgtgtgtgtgtgtgtagttgactCGCTTTAACTCATTGTGAGAAACTCAGTGAAAACTTAAACATGTGTTTGAGTGTGAGGGATGTGCTGTATTGTTTTGATTGTGAGGGATGTGCTGTATTGTTTTGATTGTGAGTGATGTGCTGTATTGTTTTGAGTGTGAGTGATGTGCTGTATTGTTTTGATTgtgagtgatgtgttgtattgttttGAGTGTGAGGGATGTGCTGTATTGATTTGAGCgtgagtgatgtgttgtattgattTGATTGTGAGTGATGTGCTGTATTGTTTTGATTCGATCGTTTCACACCCGATGGTGTAGTTCGTTAACTAAGTGTTATCCGTAACAAAAGAGATAGGAGGGAATGTGAAGAATGCTGGGTATCTCCATCTCGTAGAGATACTGAGTACAGTACCTCGTAGTGAGGGACCTAAAGGTtggaatttgatttgttttcacgATAAGGTGAACCTGTTCAAATAGCAGGTGTGTAACGAAGATCTACACTCCAGTGAAGAGGTACACAGTAAGAGGGTACACAGTAAGGAGGTACACAGTGGAGAGGTACACAGTAAGGAGGTACACAGTGGAGAGGTACACAGGTGAagaggtacacagtgaagaggTACACAGTAAGGAGGTACACAGTAAGGAGGTACACAGTGGAGAGGTACACACGTAAGgaggtacacagtgaagaggtacacagtgaagaggTACACAGTGAAGACGTTTAGAACAGTGAAGAGGTACACAGTGGAGAGGTACACAGTGACAGACGTAGACAGTGAAGAGGTACACATAAGAGGTACACAGTGGAAGAGTACACAGTGGagaggtacacagtgaagagATATGCAGTGAAGAGATACACAGAGTGGAagaggtacacagtgaagagAGTACACAGCTGAGAGATAACATGAAAGGTACACAGAagaggtacacagtgaagaggtacacagtgaagagTACACAGTTGAAGAGATACACAGTGGagaggtacacagtgaagaggTAACACAAGTGGAGAGTACACAGTGGAGAGATACATCAGTAAGgaggtacacagtgaagaggTACACAGTGAAGATAACACAGGAAGAGCAGTGGGTACACAGTGGGAGAGGTACACAGTGAGGACAagaggtacacagtgaagaggTACACAGTAAGGAGGTACACAGTGAAGAGAGATATACACAGGTAAGAGGTACACAGTGAAGGTACACAGTAAGGAGAGTACACAGTGAAGAGATACACAGTGAAGAGATATCACAGTGAAGAGTACACAGTGGAAGAGAGGtacacagtaaaaaaaatggaGGTACACAGTGAAAGAGGTACACAGTGAAGAAGTTAGGCACATTTGGAAGTTTATAGTAAAGCAGCTAATTCGACAGGTAGAGAGTCACAACACGAGATGGGAAAACCACAGTGAGATACACGAAGTGAAGAAGGAATAACTACCAAGTTAAGGACCAGGAAGGGAGTAGACCACATGTGAAACACAACCCACAGCCTGAGATGAAGAAGAATAGCCAACCACAGGCAAGTGATACAAAATAAAAGGAAGGTACACAGTTAGACCAAGGAGGTAACGACTATTGAGCGAGCTCACTATCGAGTAGAAGAGAGGTTAACCACCAGATTATTAAGAGAGGTAACACCCAAATGAAAATAAGAAGAGGTACCACCCACAGGGTGGAAGAAGAAAACACAGTAAGGAGGTAACCCAACAGTGAAAAGAAAGGGAATACCACAGTCCCGAAGAGTGAAAAAGGTACACAAGTCGAGGGAGGTTACAGCGCGTTTAAAAGAGGTACACACGATGAGAGAATAACACAGCACAATGAGATGAAGGTTAAAACACAGTTTACGAGGGTacaacagtgaagaggtacacAGTGAAACACAGTTACACAAAGTAAGGATGGTACAACAACAGTCCCAGTGAGAGTAACAATAAGACGACCAGACCAACAGTGGAGAACCACCGAAGACGGTAATAGGCCGAAACAGTGAAAGCAACAATGAAACACAGTAAAAGAAGACGATACCAAGACAGTAGAAGCCAACAGGAAGAGTAGCACACAAAAGTAAGAGCGAACTACCACAGTGAAGAGGTACAAACATTGGAAAAGAACGGTGACAAAACAGTGAAAGACGTAGAGCCGGAAGACAGAAAGAAGAGGTAACACCAGATAGGAGAGGTACACAGTGAGACGTAGACAGTGAACAGAAACGGGTACACAAGTGAAAGAAGGTACCAACCGAGTGAAAGACAGCTGCAGCAGTAGAGAGGGTACACGAACAGCTCCGAAAAGGAATAATGCACCCTGAAGAAAATACCACTCGGAGAAGAGAAGGTACGACAAGATGCCCAGAGATACACGATACGAGGAAGAAATACAACGAGATAGCAAGGAGGTACACAGCGTAAAGAGCCAGTACCATGGAAGAACGGCCATACACACGGAACAAGATTACACAGTGAGAAAGAAAGATACACAGTCGGAGGAGAGATACACAGTGGAAGAGGTAACACAGTGAAGAGCAGTTACAACAGTGGAGAAGAATACCACAAGTGAAGAGAGGTACACAGTAAAGAGTACACAGGACAGAGGTAAATGAGAGGTACAACAGGTAGCAAGAGTGAGACTGAGAGCGTACACCAGAGGGTACACAGGGGAGGTACACAGTGGAGAGATGTACACACAGTAAGGACAAGGTACACAGTGAAAGAGGTACCACAGTGGATACACAGTAAGGTACACAGCTGAAGGTACACAGGAAGGTACAAGTGGAGAGGGTACACAGTGAAGCGAGATACCACCAAGTGAAGAGGAACAGTGAATAGGTAACAGTGAAATAGTACCGTAGGGTACACAGTGAAGAGATAATGAAGCAAGAGTACGAACGGTACCACAGTGAGAGATAACAGTGTGAAGAGGTGACACAGTGAAGAGGATACACAAGTGAAGAGGATACACAGTGAAGAAGTTACACAGTGAAGAAGATACACAGTGAAGTAAATGAAGAGATACACATGAAGTACGTAAGTATACAAAAGTAAGGAGGCAACACAGTGAAGAGGATACACAGTGAAGAGGTACCACAGTTGAAGAGAATACACAGTGAAGAGGTACACAGTGAAGGTACACAGTGAAGAGATCACAGTAAGGATGGTACACAGTAAGGAGTACACAGTGAAAGGTACACAGTGGAGGTACACCGTGAAGAGGTACACAGTGAAGATGGTACACAGTGAagaggtacacagtgaagaggtacacagtgaagaggTACACAGTTGAAGAGATACACAGTAAGAGTACACAGTAAGAGTACACATAAGGAGAACACAGTGAAAGGTACACAGTGAagaggtacacagtgaagagTACACAGTAAAAGTACACAGTGAagaggtacacagtgaagagATAACACCAGTGAAGGAGAGACACAGTAAAGGAAGGTACACAGTTAagaggtacacagtgaagaggtacacagtgaagaggTACACAGTGAAGCGGTACACAGTGGAAAGAGGTACACAGTGAGAGATACACAGGTAAGGTAAAGGTACAAGGAGGATACACAGTAAGGAGGTACACAGTAAGGAGGTACACGGTAAAGAGGTACACAGTGAAGGTGTAACAGTGAAAGACACAGTAAGGAggtacacagaaaaacacagtgagAGTACCACAGTGAGAGAATACACAGTAAGGAGGAACACAGTAAGAGAGTACACAGTGAAGAGGTACACAGTAAGGAGATACACAGTGAAGAGTACACAGTGAagaggtacacagtgaagaggtgacaCAGTAAGGAAGTACACAGTGAATAGGTACACAGTGAAGAGGTACACAGTAAGAAGTACACAGTAAGGAGGTACACAGTTGAGAGGTACACAGTGGAGAGATTACACAGTAAGGAGATACACAGTGGAGAGGTACACAGTAGGAGATACACAGTGAAGAAGGTACACAGTAAGGAGATACACAGTGGAGAGGTACACAGTAAGGAGATACACAGTGAAGAGTACACAGTAAGGAGGTACACAGTGGAGAGTACACAGTAAAGAGGTACACAGTAAGGAGGTACACAGTAAGGAGTACACAGTAAGGAGTGACACAGTGGAGAGGTACACAGTAAGGAGGTGCACAGTGAAGAGGTACACAGTAAGGAGGTACACAGTGAGAGGCTTCTTCACACCTTCATCTTAATCCTACTGAAGGCACAGACGTTTAAGAACCCTGTGAAGGTTATTTTAGGGCCTTAGGGTGTCCATCTCAAAGTTGTACCTTTAGTTCcttctcagtggtgtgtgtgtgtctgtctgtatgtgtgtctgttgttttgtttgtccAGGTAACAGGTGAGTCCAGGTAACAGGTGGTACGGGCCCACAGCTGTCTCTGACCCCTTCTGTCTTCCTATAGGTCCAAGCTCCCGGAGTTCATCAAGATGATGAGTGACCACTTCCTTTGACAACATTCTCCTATTTCCTGAACCAATCAATCAACCGATCACGTCAATCAACGATCGATCGATCTGACCACCTGATCTGACCAATGTCTTGCCCTGACCACCTGTCTTTTGTCTTCTGTAGAAATAAATGAACCCAAATGTATATTGGCTATGGAACAACATAACAGATAGTACAAtactacagtaactacagtactACAGATACTACAGTACAACAGTACTACAGATACTACAATAATACATATACTACAGTACAACAGTACCACAGTACTACATATACTACAATACTACAGAAACTACAATACTACAGATACTGCAGTACAACAGTACTACAGTACAACAGTAACTACAGATACTACAGTACAACAATACTACAGAAACTGCAATACTGCAGATACTACAGTGCTACAAtactacagtaactacagtactACAGAAACTACAATACCACAGATACTACAGTACTACATATACTACAGTACAACATTACTACATCTACTACAATAGTACAGAAACTACACTAGTACAGGTACTACAGATACTACAGTACTACATATACTACAGTACACCAGTACTACAGATACTACAATACTACAGAGACTACTGTACTACAGATACCACATTACTACAGATACTATAGATAATACAGTACTACATATACTACATAGACTACTGTACTATAGATCCTACAGATACTATAGATACTACAGATACTACTGTACTATAGATCCTACAGATACTATAGATACTACAGATACTACAGTACTATAGatactacagataatacagtactacagataatacagctactacaGTATTACAGATACCACAGTACTACATATACTACAGTACTACAAATACTACAGTACTAAGATTctcacagtactacagtactacagataCTACAGTACAACAGATTCTACAGTACTacaatactacagtactacagataatacatatactacagtactacaatacaatacatctgttcttctttctttctgttaTTATATAGCTTAAAGAWttttttttttaaatggagaaaaaaatatatataataattgatGCAACTACTCGATGTTGGGGGACTATTTCAAACATATCattatgtgtttttttaacaATGTTGCAGACTGAGCTGTTAGTGAACACAGCCCTCTCTACCGAATGGCAATCTTCTCCACACTGTGGAAACCCTTGCAGTAGAGTGCCTGAKATCCTCCTTGACGTTTCAAGTTAGCTAGATATCTATGAAAACTCAAATCAGTCGGTCTAGACGGGAGAGGGTATTAAAAAGAATATGAAAAGTAGACATTATGTAGAATTTCaagatattgtaaaaaaaaaacatgcaataatgacaaaaaaaaaaaaaaaagtgtacttCTAATCTAAAACAGAACAGATTCATTTTAAgataacactttgttttttggggggctcTAAGTTGGCTAGAATTGGCTGTATACTAGAGTGGATAGAGGCAAACAATTGCTGCCTCTTGTACTTGCAGCCACTCGAAACCAGCAAACGTCCGGATTCAGATTtcaaatgtgttttcattggcCATTCCTTTGCGTGGGCGGAGCAGATGAGCAAATGGACCCTTGTGATTGGAGGGCAGGCCGTTGGTAGTGTTACTGTTCGTTAGTCCATGTTACTAGGCAGAtgaaggaaggatggagagaaaaMAAAGGGTGGAGAGATTGTctcctttgctgtgttttatcACACAGACAGATCCAGAATCTTTCCCAGGGATGATGTCACTTCCGGGTTGGTGATGTCACTTCCTGGTTGGCGATGACGCTGCATTGGAAAGGCACAAGCCAGAGGGGGATGTATATCCCAGAGACCGAGCAGTCCGTCATCTTGTATGATTTGTCTGATTTATAAACCCCGGTTTAGCACTTCACACCCCCCTCTGTCCACCTTCCCAGTTCTCCCTTCCTGCCCCCTTACCCCCAACCAACCCCCAACCCCAGACCCTGCAAGGCCCCAGAGATGCAATTTTAACATTCACTTCTACCAATGTGCCTTTTAGAGTTCATATCATTCAAATGCGATGAGGAGACGGACGTTATCTGAACTTTTTAGGATTCAAGCTTAGGGAACTGTTAGTTATTAGGTCTATGCAGTCAGGTTTTTTCCGACCTgggaataaaaaattaaaaaaaacagtcAAAAGAGAAAAAAAAMTATTTTTGGGATAAACTGTATTTAATTGTACTGTATGCTTATATGTAATTAGAAGGCGTGTCCCTGAACAGACCTTGTTTTAGTCAGTTGAGCCCCCTGGCGGCCCCAGCACCCCAGAGTTTCAAGACGCCCTTCCTGTATTATTACAAGTTTCAGCCTGTTTCCATAGTGAACATACACGTCTGTTATTGAGCGTTGTATTATAGCTATCTAGCTTTTTATCAATATCGGCTTTTCCGTGAGCCACTGTAGTCTTCGGTACCagtgtgtggttgtatgtgtAAAACAGAATTTTTCCTCATTTTTAATCTTTCTCTTATTCTTTGTCTGTTCTGGTTTCTCTGTTgatgaaaaaaatactaaaccacACCTTGCTGCCGTATGGAGATTCGTCAGCAGCTGTTTTTAAATGTGGTTTACGTTATCCAATCAACGCAAGGCACTGAAACTGGAAAATAATCTATTTGAAAAtcaatatatataaatgtaaaaatatatacaatatataaataAGGAAGGTGCCAGTTTTCAAAGGAGAGGTTGTTTTGGTGGTGATTCATTATTTTCTCAGAGATGGGTAGAAGGTTTGAAGAGGCATCTCAGTGTTACTTTTAAAGAGACAAgacgttcttctctctctgccgtgCCGTGCCGTGCCGTGACATCACAATGACTGACTATGGCGTCCCTGACTGGACAAAAGGGACCGAAGTTACAACACGCTCCACTCACTGCTATTCAGCTGTCAAAGGAAACGCAGACATTTGTCAATTGTATGCAACAAATGCAAAC
The DNA window shown above is from Salvelinus sp. IW2-2015 unplaced genomic scaffold, ASM291031v2 Un_scaffold3661, whole genome shotgun sequence and carries:
- the LOC112076284 gene encoding transcription factor 4 isoform X2 → MRGSHPIGPNQVPVPQLPQQSATSPDLNQTDTYRALSSGLQGQSASSISSEIKSEDEGDENLQDARSMEAKKEESDNKDLKSIDSNADDEDLSPEQKIEREKERRMANNARERLRVRDINEAFKELGRMVQLHLKSDKPQTKLLILHQAVAVILSLEQQVRERNLNPKAACLKRREEEKGSSDGGALSPWPGRTTPWGTPPTQLGQM
- the LOC112076284 gene encoding transcription factor 4 isoform X1; this encodes MRGSHPIGPNQVPVPQLPQQSATSPDLNQTDTYRALSSGLQGQSASSISSEIKSEDEGDENLQDARSMEAKKEESDNKDLKSIDRSRSSNADDEDLSPEQKIEREKERRMANNARERLRVRDINEAFKELGRMVQLHLKSDKPQTKLLILHQAVAVILSLEQQVRERNLNPKAACLKRREEEKGSSDGGALSPWPGRTTPWGTPPTQLGQM